In the Oncorhynchus keta strain PuntledgeMale-10-30-2019 chromosome 14, Oket_V2, whole genome shotgun sequence genome, one interval contains:
- the prf1.5 gene encoding perforin 1.5 — translation MAFRSLFLYTLSLPVLVQMPSSRACRTGSGSECEKAPFVPGYNLAGEGFDVVKMRRKGAYVINVKAHLSDNHTCVLCENRFQEGQIQRLPSAVLDWRPLSRCSKQLSSALHHSVDSLLRSSSSLINNNWDMDLRLETYGKAVLGGSRSEMAKFARSQHSVDKATFATHEISCTYYSYRLADHPDLSAEFAKHLKRLPQELDNKSKLLYRRLIDTYGTHYIRQVQLGGRVRRVTAFRTCLATLKGFSESEIKTCLNVELKMALGFLPANASFSNKCDALLKGNMSMGFYQGFMSHKIEVLGGEKYFPDILYHQDPSEAYHSWMNSLHDNPDVVSYAIFPLHHLVDDPEVSANLRSMVTEYIDENKLPVDQGEFKTCSPTPNLDHNCCPLRAGRGTLRVMVHRAAGLRADTFTKTDGYVKIWYNGMYEETDTVMDDNDPVWNATYNFGSVEFGHQLLFEVWDRDVIYNDMAGRCLVFPEQGTHSHSCQLKKGVLHFTYSSDCDAHLTGYRCGRYSPST, via the exons ATGGCATTCCGAAGTCTCTTCCTTTATACCTTGAGTCTGCCCGTCCTGGTGCAGATGCCCAGCAGCAGAGCCTGTAGGACTGGATCGGGGTCAGAGTGTGAGAAAGCCCCCTTTGTGCCTGGCTACAACCTGGCGGGGGAGGGCTTCGACGTGGTCAAGATGCGTCGTAAAGGGGCCTACGTCATCAACGTCAAAGCCCACCTGTCTGACAACCACACATGTGTTCTCTGTGAGAACCGCTTCCAGGAGGGACAGATCCAGAGGTTGCCTTCTGCCGTGCTGGACTGGCGTCCATTGAGCCGCTGCAGCAAGCAGCTATCCAGTGCCCTGCACCACTCGGTGGACTCCCTACTACGTAGCTCGAGCTCcctcatcaacaacaactgggaTATGGACCTGAGGCTAGAGACTTATGGCAAGGCAGTGCTGGGGGGCAGCCGCTCCGAAATGGCCAAGTTTGCCAGATCCCAGCACAGTGTGGACAAGGCCACTTTTGCTACCCATGAGATCAGCtgtacatactacag TTACAGGCTGGCAGACCATCCGGACCTCAGCGCTGAATTTGCTAAACATCTCAAGAGACTGCCACAGGAGCTTGACAACAAGAGCAAATTGCTGTACCGGCGGTTGATCGACACGTACGGCACCCATTACATCCGTCAGGTACAGCTGGGTGGTAGGGTGAGGCGCGTCACTGCCTTCCGCACCTGCCTGGCCACCCTGAAGGGCTTCTCCGAGTCCGAGATAAAGACCTGCTTAAATGTTGAGCTGAAAATGGCCTTAGGATTCCTCCCAGCAAACGCGTCCTTCTCCAACAAATGTGATGCCCTCCTAAAGGGGAACATGAGCATGGGTTTCTACCAGGGGTTTATGAGCCACAAGATTGAGGTTCTTGGAGGGGAAAAGTATTTTCCCGATATCTTGTACCACCAGGACCCGTCCGAAGCATACCATAGCTGGATGAACAGCTTGCATGATAATCCAGATGTGGTCTCCTATGCTATATTCCCCCTGCACCACCTGGTTGATGATCCAGAGGTTAGTGCCAACCTGAGGAGCATGGTGACAGAGTACATTGACGAGAACAAGCTTCCTGTAGACCAGGGGGAATTCAAAACCTGCTCCCCGACCCCTAACCTAGATCACAACTGTTGTCCTCTACGGGCCGGACGCGGGACTCTCAGGGTAATGGTCCACAGAGCCGCAGGTTTGAGAGCAGATACCTTCACAAAGACTGATGGCTATGTTAAAATATGGTACAATGGCATGTATGAGGAAACAGATACTGTCATGGATGATAATGATCCGGTATGGAATGCCACGTACAACTTTGGCTCAGTGGAGTTTGGTCATCAGCTGCTGTTCGAGGTTTGGGACAGAGATGTGATTTACAATGACATGGCAGGAAGATGTTTGGTCTTCCCTGAACAAGGAACTCATTCACACAGCTGTCAGCTGAAGAAAGGGGTTCTGCACTTCACTTACAGCTCTGATTGTGACGCCCACTTAACAGGCTATAGGTGTGGACGGTACTCTCCTAGTACATAA